gtgatacgaaaaaaatttgaataagaacaaaaaataagccactgtggcttatttgtccgaacgggtaACGCTAGATTCACGATCcccaataaaaaattttaaaaaaaaattgtatctaGCAAGATTAGATATACGTAATTATTTTGCACCAAGATGATgcgatgaaaaagaaaaagaaagtcgTTATATATTACTCCATATGGCACAAAGATCAAGTAAAGTAACCAAAAAACAGGACAAAAGGAGGAAAACCTTGAGCCCTAAGCAAAGGAGCTGTTTAGGCAGCTGAATtaaagtaaccaaaaaaaactagGGGTAAATATACACCATATGGCACAAGACCCATATTAGAGTCACACATTAATGATCGGAGACATTCAATATTCTTAAGATATTACTTTAAAGGTCCTTATAAATGATTAACTTCATTGGGATATATTATATAAGCTTGATCAATTCATTCAGCTTAAATCCCTACAATTGTAAGAACGAAAATAGAACAAACCCTTAGCTACATTCATATGAAGTGATTTTTTACACggactcttaaaatcatgttttaagCAAATTGATCAACTCCGATTATTTGTATGGGATTTGATCAGCtccgattatttgtgtggaattCATCTGGTGTACATTTGGTGTAATCacaattgtttattttttttgtactttaacctagagagagagagagaggaaatgggGGCCACACTCAAATGACGACATCTCACGACACAATCAAAGTGTGCTCACTACGATTTAGATTCTCGCATATCCATTTCCCTATAAATTCCCACCCCATTTTCCCAATCTTTTTAAACCCACCAccggtttctctctctagctcaGCTCTTTCGATCTTCTGCCCCCCACCCATTTTCTCATGGAAGAAGAATTAGAATTCCTCGAATCAGAGGTCATTTTCCATGAAAATGTCCTTGAAGAAGAGGATATCATTTTCCCTGCAGGTAATTTTAAATCCCAGAATTCAAGAAGTAAGaagccgaggaggaggaggaggaagaagaagaagagttctATTCCCATCAATGTCCCGGAAAACGTCTCCGGGAATCCGTGGATTCAGGCCGTGGAAACCGATTTCttcgacgacgacgacgaggggGAACAGTTCGTCCCGCCTCATGTGATTCTGGGTCGCCGGATTTCCGACGGGAAAATGGCGTTTTCGGTGTGTACCGGAAACGGGAGGACTCTCAAGGGAAGGGATTTGAGCCAAGTCCGGAATTCAATTCTCCGAATGACAGGTTTCTTGGAAACTTGACTTCCACGCTGTTTTTTACGTAAATACTCCTTTTGGATTAGCTTAGAGTAGCACGGaaaggaaaggagaagaaaaaaaagaaaaaaaaaactattccgGTCATTTTGATTTTGTGATTGTTTTTGAACATTAGACTACGTTCGGATACTCTCATTCATTGAATTGTTGTGATTGTAATAGAAAACAGAAAGGTAAATTTGATATTCAAGATTGAAATAAACAGAAAGTCTGTGTACACAGCAaaactgtgcacagattgcatTGTAGGATCCATCACGGGTTCCACATAAATGATCTGAGTCATTCATTAtgtttgaaacattttttcatGAGCAGCctcgaaaaatcagctcaatccgatacctataagtacttgatctaattgTCTAACTTTTCATGATCCAaaaacctggaaaaaaaaaaagagttagatgattagattaaatacttataaatatcgaattgagctgatttttaattACGTCcgttgaaaaaatgttttaaacataatgaacggattgaattatttgtgtgggacccgtaatgGACCCCACAACACAATATGTGCACAATCTGTTCACAATTTTGCTGTGTCAGTAGCAAGGTTGAGAAATAAACCATTGAGTTTATTTGGATTCTCTTTTGAAGTTATGGGCTTCTATATTTTGTTTGGTGGTACTTTGAACCAGGGTTTTAAATTACTGTACATCAAGTATCAATGATATGGTTGTATATTGGCCGATATTAGATCATATTGAACTGTATGAGTAGATATGTAAGCAAATAACGGTATTAAAGGTCCACAATGCTACGTGACCGTCGTTAGTTAAAATTCTACTTTGAACATTGTGTGTATTTTATCCTTAAAGAGATaattttttagaatattttGTGTGGTTCTATCTTTGTGGTATGgttagattatttttttgaaattggtatGGCATAGATATACAGCTAGGTCCATTTGGTTTTCTGTTATCAAGACGCGCAAAACTAACACAAAGGTTATACACCTAATTTTGACCGTCCAGATGTGTTTGGACAGTctagattttgaaaaaactctttcaggaaaaagtttaacttttccaGGGAAGAGTTTAAGCTAATCTTACCAATTTTTTATATCAATGGACGGCTAAAGATTGGTTATATAACAGTGTTTTATACAATCGTTATGTGAgtaccattttttattattattcttattttttgatttacttGAAATTGTCTGGGAAGTAGCCAACATGATCAGCTggagggagagagtgagagtgtgTGTATTATTCAGGCCCTACCTGCCCATTTGAAGTAAATATTCGTTGTCACTTTCAGTTCTACTAATCCCgtttgttttgatattttagatttgtaggtaataagtgtagaaagaaatagaataatgaatgaaataagggtaataattggagagagatagagaaaaaataaaaataatgattgaagaaaaataagataatgattagtATCCTAAATCAAAACCCTTAAATGAACGGGGTTAGGCTTGTTCATTTtggtatttgaattttggattttgagtagagagagaaatgagagtaatgattgagagaaaatttattaaagaccaTGTGCAGAGAGAGTTCAAaatcccaaaccaaacaagcttcggactccaaaaaatatatacattaTTCAGCGACTAAGTGCCGCTAATtaatactccatctgtcccaaaaatgatgacaatttttgaaatttgtgccattttttattacttatatcttttaatctataatatttttcatgagtttgaaaactttgtatcatagaactaatcgaaaactatcaaacaatatccatattgcatattttttaagattcatattgaaagatatataagaaattaaaattggtacaaatataaaaaaatttcatcaaattTGGGAGGGAGGGTGAGGCACTGCCGCGATGCAAAAATGCTACTAGTACAGAAATCTGTGCAAAGATTTTTTTGTgaggcccaccacgggtcccacacaaataatccgagccgttcattaaatgtaaaatattttttcaagggtttctgtaaaaaatcagctcaatccaatacctataggtacttgatctaattatctaacttttcattacccaaaaatctgaatgaaaatttagatgattggatcgagcacttataagtattagattgagctaattttctacgggaactcttgaaaaaatattttacatttaatgaacggctcggatcatttgtatgaAACTCGTAGTAGGCCCCActataaaatctgtgcacaatctgttcATAGatttctgtaccagtagcagggCCGCCATGATGTGATACTTTAAATGAAAAGTGCATAATTGGTTACGACTATTATATTGGTCCATGACTTTTGAATTTATATTATTCAAAAATAAGGTGACACGTACAACCTGTCCCAATCATCCTTATCACACCCCTAGATAAAGgtcgagagaaagagagagagagagagagagagagagagagaattgcccGTGGTTTGCGTTACGAGATACAATTGGATTATGGGAGTACACTTTTCTTTAATGTTCCCTTGTTTTGGGAATGGTTCCGGAGGCCGATTATGACTTggttcttgtattttttttatatttgagTCAGTTTACGTGCACCTTAATTATCTTCAAAGTCTGAAGTtaacgaaaaaaatttcaatgcaaCGCATTACATATAACACCTTCTCACATGATATGGGTCCCACGTATGTGTAAGTCCCATCTCGTGTGAGAGAGACgttgcattgaaaattttctctaaGTTAATGACATGGTAAACCCTCCTGCGGTCTCAAAGTCTGAAATGTTCGACTTCCTTAGATTTCGAATATGCAAGCAATTTCGCAAAGACAGAACAAACACTTGCTATTAGCTAGCTTTATCCCGACTTGTTCGTTAGTTTACAATATGAACATTTATTAGCTCTCACTGGTTTAATTATACAATACTAATTGCTGATTAACCTTATCCGATCACAGTTTAAGCAATGTTTCATACATAGGGATTAGAAAGTGTTGACCATTTTCCCGTGAAAAAAACTGATTGATGAAATCATCATGTGATAGCGATGAATCATTGCAAAGCAAGGGTGACGGGTGtctaaattgactaggatttGAATCAAACATGCATTAGACGTATGATTATAAAgagcaaataaattgggacggataaAATATATCGAGGTTTGAAACAAGACTAGAATGGAAGGTTCCTAAATATCACTATTATATCTATATAATGCTCATTTACTCGGAGggtttttgtgggattttttcgAGCATacaaaaattatcaaaactcttttattttttaaatctcgTCGTCGAGAACATCggtatttcaaaaaaatcttaTCGATCAGCACATGTTCGCAGTCTAAAGTTTTTATTTAACTTGAACAGGAATTCAAGGAAATATCCAGTTTTCCAAACGAGAAGATACCAAGGCTTCATATTGGTAAATTAATTTCAGAATTCACGTATCTTGTAagaaaatatgtaccaatccaCGATCGATATGAATTCTAACATGAGTGATATCCTCAACAAGATATGAACAATGACCTGTCCCAGTTACCAttattggctaaaaaatgacgCACAAATGACTCCAACCTTTGGATGCAGTTTCTTTATAGCGATTACAGACAAGCCAACTCCATTTATAATTCTTAATtctgataaataaaaaaaatcgatttaTAATCGCATACATaagatttataaaattcacGTTAGTTCTTCCTCCACATTACATTGTTTTAAATCAAACTCTTAAAGCCACAAGAAAGCCAACTCCAACTGTTACTGTACGAAGAAAGGTGATCACACAAGCTTCAATCATGCATGTCCAAGTCTTTTGTATCAAAAAAATGTATGTACCTTTGTTCCCGTGTAATTCTAACCACATGATTGTACAATAGTCTTTCTCGAGAAAAGTATTTTGAGCATTTCTACGGCTGATATTCTATGAAAATAAAGATACGGATACTTTTAGGTACAGGTGATCTAATGTGAGCTTCAATAACCTCTCAAAATGTCTTTTTTCCAAACATCTAGCTGAAAAGGACTTCAACCAAAAACC
The sequence above is a segment of the Rhododendron vialii isolate Sample 1 chromosome 13a, ASM3025357v1 genome. Coding sequences within it:
- the LOC131312366 gene encoding protein S40-1-like, coding for MEEELEFLESEVIFHENVLEEEDIIFPAGNFKSQNSRSKKPRRRRRKKKKSSIPINVPENVSGNPWIQAVETDFFDDDDEGEQFVPPHVILGRRISDGKMAFSVCTGNGRTLKGRDLSQVRNSILRMTGFLET